A portion of the Bombus pascuorum chromosome 8, iyBomPasc1.1, whole genome shotgun sequence genome contains these proteins:
- the LOC132909943 gene encoding tyrosine-protein kinase Fer isoform X6 gives MQKAVDSVKPVEEYRDFIGKHRTRPASPIRFIFDENLVDDTSGKLLPNKLTVDNLTIDWLRNRLTELETSLKATQQSRQNPPYPSENNSDSKISILDYSREREELRLRCQEKRLQRQVDVIRAALNELGCEELPLGYDLSMESSFADSPSISKKNTVADIGLFTLRRNQRFMTIFRSPFKSLPIINDTKDGTIRSSSEGPTSKADNTLPVTFRGISHLTSQKGNGSGDLMEEEWFHGVLPREEVVRLLVTEGDFLVRETTRNDECQIVLSVCWDGHKHFIVQTTPEGHYRFEGPTFPSIQELIRHQWLSGLPVTSRSGAILKTPILRERWELNNDDVILLEKIGRGNFGDVYKAQLKTCKTEVAVKTCKVTLPDEQKRKFLQEGRILKQYDHPNIVKLIGICVQKQPIMIVMELVPGGSLLTYLRKNANTITQQEQLRMCKDAAAGMRYLESKYCIHRDLAARNCLVGYESIVKISDFGMSREEEEYIVSDGMKQIPIKWTAPEALNFGKYTSLCDVWSYGILMWEIFSKGGNPYSGMSNSQAREKIDAGYRMPAPENTPDEIYRLMLRCWEYEPEKRPHFDQIYTVVETLSQAYL, from the exons ATGCAAAAGGCTGTTGATTCTGTAAAGCCTGTAGAAGAGTACAGGGATTTTATAGGGAAGCACAG AACACGACCAGCGTCACCGATAAGATTTATTTTCGATGAGAACCTTGTAGATGATACATCAGGAAAATTGTTGCCAAATAAATTAACAGTAGATAATTTGACTATAGATTGGTTAAGAAATAGGCTAACAGAATTGGAAACTTCTTTGAAAGCAACTCAACAGAGTCGACAAAATCCACCATATCCATCAGAGAACAATAGCGATTCTAA AATATCAATTTTGGATTACTCCCGTGAAAGAGAAGAATTGCGATTACGCTGTCAAGAAAAGAGACTTCAGCGGCAAGTGGATGTTATTAGAGCTGCCTTAAATGAATTAGGTTGCGAAGAATTACCACTTGGATATGATCTTTCAATGGAAAGCTCTTTCGCTGATTCACCTTCTATTAGTAAG AAAAATACAGTTGCAGATATTGGTCTGTTTACATTACGAAGAAATCAGCGGTTCATGACAATATTTAGATCTCCCTTCAAATCCTTACCGATAATAAACGACACAAAAGATGGAACGATTAGATCGAGTAGCGAAGGTCCTACCTCAAAAGCAGATAATACTCTACCAGTT ACATTCCGTGGGATATCGCATTTAACAAGTCAAAAGGGAAATGGAAGTGGTGATCTTATGGAGGAAGAGTGGTTTCATGGTGTGTTACCCAGAGAAGAAGTTGTGAGATTACTCGTAACTGAAGGAGATTTCTTAGTACGCGAAACAACACGAAATGATGAATGCCAAATAGTTTTATCTGTTTGCTGGGATGGACATAAACATTTCATTGTACAAACTACTCCTGAA ggGCATTACAGATTCGAAGGTCCTACGTTTCCATCGATTCAAGAATTAATCAGGCATCAATGGTTATCCGGATTACCAGTGACTAGTCGATCTGGAGCTATTCTCAAAACCCCAATTTTACGTGAACGTTGGGAACTCAATAACGACGATGTAATTCTCCTAGAAAAGATAGGACGG gGTAACTTTGGAGATGTATATAAAGCGCAGTTAAAAACTTGTAAGACTGAAGTGGCTGTAAAAACTTGCAAAGTAACGTTACCGGATGAACAAAAACGTAAATTCTTACAAGAAGGACGAATATTGAAGCAATACGATCATCCCAATATAGTAAAGCTTATAGGAATTTGTGTCCAAAAACAACCTATTATGATTGTTATGGAATTAGTACCTG GTGGTTCTCTGTTAacttatttaagaaaaaatgctaatactattacgcaacaaGAACAACTTCGAATGTGTAAAGATGCAGCTGCAGGTATGCGCTATTTGGAATCTAAATATTGTATTCATAGGGACTTGGCTGCTCGAAACTGTCTCGTAG gATATGAATCTATAGTAAAAATATCAGATTTCGGAATGTcacgagaagaagaagagtatATAGTATCAGATGGTATGAAACAAATCCCAATTAAATGGACTGCGCCAGAGGCATTAAATTTTG gtAAATATACGTCGCTTTGTGATGTGTGGAGTTATGGAATCTTAATGtgggaaatattttctaaaggTGGAAATCCTTATAGTGGGATGTCTAATTCTCAAGCTCGCGAAAAGATAGATGCAG GTTATCGAATGCCAGCACCAGAAAATACACCCGatgaaatatatcgtttaatgTTACGATGTTGGGAATATGAACCGGAGAAGCGTCCTCATTTCGATCAAATATATACCGTTGTTGAGACGCTTTCTCAAgcgtatttataa
- the LOC132909943 gene encoding tyrosine-protein kinase Fer isoform X2, with the protein MGFSTSLQGQSSHEALLARQDAEIKLLETMRRCLTIKVKSDREYASTISSLTMQGKKIERNEDLVGSLIAQSWRDIMDSIDQTAKLIKQQADSIEAIVVEHIMTLYSERRRARKVYQEEQTWLNNQFQQLTEDVARKKLEYQKNLEMYKLMRSRFEEHYVKSGRVGRKLDEVREKYQKACRKLHLTHNEYVLLLGAVTECEHDLRTCYLPSLLHRQQAIHQEFITSWKTILQDIVKYSDFTTDKFQEIHRRMQKAVDSVKPVEEYRDFIGKHRTRPASPIRFIFDENLVDDTSGKLLPNKLTVDNLTIDWLRNRLTELETSLKATQQSRQNPPYPSENNSDSKISILDYSREREELRLRCQEKRLQRQVDVIRAALNELGCEELPLGYDLSMESSFADSPSISKKNTVADIGLFTLRRNQRFMTIFRSPFKSLPIINDTKDGTIRSSSEGPTSKADNTLPVTFRGISHLTSQKGNGSGDLMEEEWFHGVLPREEVVRLLVTEGDFLVRETTRNDECQIVLSVCWDGHKHFIVQTTPEGHYRFEGPTFPSIQELIRHQWLSGLPVTSRSGAILKTPILRERWELNNDDGNFGDVYKAQLKTCKTEVAVKTCKVTLPDEQKRKFLQEGRILKQYDHPNIVKLIGICVQKQPIMIVMELVPGGSLLTYLRKNANTITQQEQLRMCKDAAAGMRYLESKYCIHRDLAARNCLVGYESIVKISDFGMSREEEEYIVSDGMKQIPIKWTAPEALNFGKYTSLCDVWSYGILMWEIFSKGGNPYSGMSNSQAREKIDAGYRMPAPENTPDEIYRLMLRCWEYEPEKRPHFDQIYTVVETLSQAYL; encoded by the exons ATGGGTTTCTCTACGAGTTTACAAGGACAGTCATCACACGAGGCATTACTTGCCCGTCAAGATGCTGAAATTAAGCTTCTGGAAACGATGAGACGGTGTTTAACGATTAAAGTTAAATCAGACCGTGAATATGCTTCAACAATCTCCTCCCTGACTATGCAAGGGAAGAAGATTGAACGTAACGAGGATCTTGTTGGTAGTCTAATAGCGCAG AGCTGGAGAGATATTATGGACTCTATCGATCAGACTGCAAAATTAATCAAACAGCAGGCAGATTCAATTGAAGCTATAGTAGTTGAACACATTATGACATTATATTCTGAAAGAAGACGAGCTAGGAAAGTGTATCAGGAGGAGCAAACGTGGTTGAACAATCAATTTCAGCAG TTGACTGAAGATGTTGCCAGGAAAAAGTTGGAATATCAGAAGAATCTAGAAATGTACAAATTGATGAGATCCCGTTTTGAAGAACATTATGTCAAGT CCGGTAGAGTTGGCAGAAAATTGGATGAAgtaagagaaaaatatcagaaagCCTGTAGGAAACTTCACCTTACCCACAATGAATACGTATTGCTTTTGGGTGCTGTAACAGAGTGTGAACATGACCTAAGAACTTGTTACTTACCCAGTTTGCTTCACCGACAACAAGCGATTCATCAAGAATTTATAACATCATG GAAAACCATACTTCAGGACATAGTGAAATATTCTGATTTTACGACAGATAAATTTCAAGAGATACATCGGCGAATGCAAAAGGCTGTTGATTCTGTAAAGCCTGTAGAAGAGTACAGGGATTTTATAGGGAAGCACAG AACACGACCAGCGTCACCGATAAGATTTATTTTCGATGAGAACCTTGTAGATGATACATCAGGAAAATTGTTGCCAAATAAATTAACAGTAGATAATTTGACTATAGATTGGTTAAGAAATAGGCTAACAGAATTGGAAACTTCTTTGAAAGCAACTCAACAGAGTCGACAAAATCCACCATATCCATCAGAGAACAATAGCGATTCTAA AATATCAATTTTGGATTACTCCCGTGAAAGAGAAGAATTGCGATTACGCTGTCAAGAAAAGAGACTTCAGCGGCAAGTGGATGTTATTAGAGCTGCCTTAAATGAATTAGGTTGCGAAGAATTACCACTTGGATATGATCTTTCAATGGAAAGCTCTTTCGCTGATTCACCTTCTATTAGTAAG AAAAATACAGTTGCAGATATTGGTCTGTTTACATTACGAAGAAATCAGCGGTTCATGACAATATTTAGATCTCCCTTCAAATCCTTACCGATAATAAACGACACAAAAGATGGAACGATTAGATCGAGTAGCGAAGGTCCTACCTCAAAAGCAGATAATACTCTACCAGTT ACATTCCGTGGGATATCGCATTTAACAAGTCAAAAGGGAAATGGAAGTGGTGATCTTATGGAGGAAGAGTGGTTTCATGGTGTGTTACCCAGAGAAGAAGTTGTGAGATTACTCGTAACTGAAGGAGATTTCTTAGTACGCGAAACAACACGAAATGATGAATGCCAAATAGTTTTATCTGTTTGCTGGGATGGACATAAACATTTCATTGTACAAACTACTCCTGAA ggGCATTACAGATTCGAAGGTCCTACGTTTCCATCGATTCAAGAATTAATCAGGCATCAATGGTTATCCGGATTACCAGTGACTAGTCGATCTGGAGCTATTCTCAAAACCCCAATTTTACGTGAACGTTGGGAACTCAATAACGACGAT gGTAACTTTGGAGATGTATATAAAGCGCAGTTAAAAACTTGTAAGACTGAAGTGGCTGTAAAAACTTGCAAAGTAACGTTACCGGATGAACAAAAACGTAAATTCTTACAAGAAGGACGAATATTGAAGCAATACGATCATCCCAATATAGTAAAGCTTATAGGAATTTGTGTCCAAAAACAACCTATTATGATTGTTATGGAATTAGTACCTG GTGGTTCTCTGTTAacttatttaagaaaaaatgctaatactattacgcaacaaGAACAACTTCGAATGTGTAAAGATGCAGCTGCAGGTATGCGCTATTTGGAATCTAAATATTGTATTCATAGGGACTTGGCTGCTCGAAACTGTCTCGTAG gATATGAATCTATAGTAAAAATATCAGATTTCGGAATGTcacgagaagaagaagagtatATAGTATCAGATGGTATGAAACAAATCCCAATTAAATGGACTGCGCCAGAGGCATTAAATTTTG gtAAATATACGTCGCTTTGTGATGTGTGGAGTTATGGAATCTTAATGtgggaaatattttctaaaggTGGAAATCCTTATAGTGGGATGTCTAATTCTCAAGCTCGCGAAAAGATAGATGCAG GTTATCGAATGCCAGCACCAGAAAATACACCCGatgaaatatatcgtttaatgTTACGATGTTGGGAATATGAACCGGAGAAGCGTCCTCATTTCGATCAAATATATACCGTTGTTGAGACGCTTTCTCAAgcgtatttataa
- the LOC132909943 gene encoding tyrosine-protein kinase Fer isoform X4, which yields MGFSTSLQGQSSHEALLARQDAEIKLLETMRRCLTIKVKSDREYASTISSLTMQGKKIERNEDLVGSLIAQSWRDIMDSIDQTAKLIKQQADSIEAIVVEHIMTLYSERRRARKVYQEEQTWLNNQFQQLTEDVARKKLEYQKNLEMYKLMRSRFEEHYVKSGRVGRKLDEVREKYQKACRKLHLTHNEYVLLLGAVTECEHDLRTCYLPSLLHRQQAIHQEFITSWKTILQDIVKYSDFTTDKFQEIHRRMQKAVDSVKPVEEYRDFIGKHRTRPASPIRFIFDENLVDDTSGKLLPNKLTVDNLTIDWLRNRLTELETSLKATQQSRQNPPYPSENNSDSKISILDYSREREELRLRCQEKRLQRQVDVIRAALNELGCEELPLGYDLSMESSFADSPSISKTFRGISHLTSQKGNGSGDLMEEEWFHGVLPREEVVRLLVTEGDFLVRETTRNDECQIVLSVCWDGHKHFIVQTTPEGHYRFEGPTFPSIQELIRHQWLSGLPVTSRSGAILKTPILRERWELNNDDVILLEKIGRGNFGDVYKAQLKTCKTEVAVKTCKVTLPDEQKRKFLQEGRILKQYDHPNIVKLIGICVQKQPIMIVMELVPGGSLLTYLRKNANTITQQEQLRMCKDAAAGMRYLESKYCIHRDLAARNCLVGYESIVKISDFGMSREEEEYIVSDGMKQIPIKWTAPEALNFGKYTSLCDVWSYGILMWEIFSKGGNPYSGMSNSQAREKIDAGYRMPAPENTPDEIYRLMLRCWEYEPEKRPHFDQIYTVVETLSQAYL from the exons ATGGGTTTCTCTACGAGTTTACAAGGACAGTCATCACACGAGGCATTACTTGCCCGTCAAGATGCTGAAATTAAGCTTCTGGAAACGATGAGACGGTGTTTAACGATTAAAGTTAAATCAGACCGTGAATATGCTTCAACAATCTCCTCCCTGACTATGCAAGGGAAGAAGATTGAACGTAACGAGGATCTTGTTGGTAGTCTAATAGCGCAG AGCTGGAGAGATATTATGGACTCTATCGATCAGACTGCAAAATTAATCAAACAGCAGGCAGATTCAATTGAAGCTATAGTAGTTGAACACATTATGACATTATATTCTGAAAGAAGACGAGCTAGGAAAGTGTATCAGGAGGAGCAAACGTGGTTGAACAATCAATTTCAGCAG TTGACTGAAGATGTTGCCAGGAAAAAGTTGGAATATCAGAAGAATCTAGAAATGTACAAATTGATGAGATCCCGTTTTGAAGAACATTATGTCAAGT CCGGTAGAGTTGGCAGAAAATTGGATGAAgtaagagaaaaatatcagaaagCCTGTAGGAAACTTCACCTTACCCACAATGAATACGTATTGCTTTTGGGTGCTGTAACAGAGTGTGAACATGACCTAAGAACTTGTTACTTACCCAGTTTGCTTCACCGACAACAAGCGATTCATCAAGAATTTATAACATCATG GAAAACCATACTTCAGGACATAGTGAAATATTCTGATTTTACGACAGATAAATTTCAAGAGATACATCGGCGAATGCAAAAGGCTGTTGATTCTGTAAAGCCTGTAGAAGAGTACAGGGATTTTATAGGGAAGCACAG AACACGACCAGCGTCACCGATAAGATTTATTTTCGATGAGAACCTTGTAGATGATACATCAGGAAAATTGTTGCCAAATAAATTAACAGTAGATAATTTGACTATAGATTGGTTAAGAAATAGGCTAACAGAATTGGAAACTTCTTTGAAAGCAACTCAACAGAGTCGACAAAATCCACCATATCCATCAGAGAACAATAGCGATTCTAA AATATCAATTTTGGATTACTCCCGTGAAAGAGAAGAATTGCGATTACGCTGTCAAGAAAAGAGACTTCAGCGGCAAGTGGATGTTATTAGAGCTGCCTTAAATGAATTAGGTTGCGAAGAATTACCACTTGGATATGATCTTTCAATGGAAAGCTCTTTCGCTGATTCACCTTCTATTAGTAAG ACATTCCGTGGGATATCGCATTTAACAAGTCAAAAGGGAAATGGAAGTGGTGATCTTATGGAGGAAGAGTGGTTTCATGGTGTGTTACCCAGAGAAGAAGTTGTGAGATTACTCGTAACTGAAGGAGATTTCTTAGTACGCGAAACAACACGAAATGATGAATGCCAAATAGTTTTATCTGTTTGCTGGGATGGACATAAACATTTCATTGTACAAACTACTCCTGAA ggGCATTACAGATTCGAAGGTCCTACGTTTCCATCGATTCAAGAATTAATCAGGCATCAATGGTTATCCGGATTACCAGTGACTAGTCGATCTGGAGCTATTCTCAAAACCCCAATTTTACGTGAACGTTGGGAACTCAATAACGACGATGTAATTCTCCTAGAAAAGATAGGACGG gGTAACTTTGGAGATGTATATAAAGCGCAGTTAAAAACTTGTAAGACTGAAGTGGCTGTAAAAACTTGCAAAGTAACGTTACCGGATGAACAAAAACGTAAATTCTTACAAGAAGGACGAATATTGAAGCAATACGATCATCCCAATATAGTAAAGCTTATAGGAATTTGTGTCCAAAAACAACCTATTATGATTGTTATGGAATTAGTACCTG GTGGTTCTCTGTTAacttatttaagaaaaaatgctaatactattacgcaacaaGAACAACTTCGAATGTGTAAAGATGCAGCTGCAGGTATGCGCTATTTGGAATCTAAATATTGTATTCATAGGGACTTGGCTGCTCGAAACTGTCTCGTAG gATATGAATCTATAGTAAAAATATCAGATTTCGGAATGTcacgagaagaagaagagtatATAGTATCAGATGGTATGAAACAAATCCCAATTAAATGGACTGCGCCAGAGGCATTAAATTTTG gtAAATATACGTCGCTTTGTGATGTGTGGAGTTATGGAATCTTAATGtgggaaatattttctaaaggTGGAAATCCTTATAGTGGGATGTCTAATTCTCAAGCTCGCGAAAAGATAGATGCAG GTTATCGAATGCCAGCACCAGAAAATACACCCGatgaaatatatcgtttaatgTTACGATGTTGGGAATATGAACCGGAGAAGCGTCCTCATTTCGATCAAATATATACCGTTGTTGAGACGCTTTCTCAAgcgtatttataa
- the LOC132909943 gene encoding tyrosine-protein kinase Fer isoform X3: MGFSTSLQGQSSHEALLARQDAEIKLLETMRRCLTIKVKSDREYASTISSLTMQGKKIERNEDLVGSLIAQSWRDIMDSIDQTAKLIKQQADSIEAIVVEHIMTLYSERRRARKVYQEEQTWLNNQFQQLTEDVARKKLEYQKNLEMYKLMRSRFEEHYVKSGRVGRKLDEVREKYQKACRKLHLTHNEYVLLLGAVTECEHDLRTCYLPSLLHRQQAIHQEFITSWKTILQDIVKYSDFTTDKFQEIHRRMQKAVDSVKPVEEYRDFIGKHRTRPASPIRFIFDENLVDDTSGKLLPNKLTVDNLTIDWLRNRLTELETSLKATQQSRQNPPYPSENNSDSKISILDYSREREELRLRCQEKRLQRQVDVIRAALNELGCEELPLGYDLSMESSFADSPSISKKNTVADIGLFTLRRNQRFMTIFRSPFKSLPIINDTKDGTIRSSSEGPTSKADNTLPVTFRGISHLTSQKGNGSGDLMEEEWFHGVLPREEVVRLLVTEGDFLVRETTRNDECQIVLSVCWDGHKHFIVQTTPEGHYRFEGPTFPSIQELIRHQWLSGLPVTSRSGAILKTPILRERWELNNDDVILLEKIGRGNFGDVYKAQLKTCKTEVAVKTCKVTLPDEQKRKFLQEGRILKQYDHPNIVKLIGICVQKQPIMIVMELVPGGSLLTYLRKNANTITQQEQLRMCKDAAAGYESIVKISDFGMSREEEEYIVSDGMKQIPIKWTAPEALNFGKYTSLCDVWSYGILMWEIFSKGGNPYSGMSNSQAREKIDAGYRMPAPENTPDEIYRLMLRCWEYEPEKRPHFDQIYTVVETLSQAYL; the protein is encoded by the exons ATGGGTTTCTCTACGAGTTTACAAGGACAGTCATCACACGAGGCATTACTTGCCCGTCAAGATGCTGAAATTAAGCTTCTGGAAACGATGAGACGGTGTTTAACGATTAAAGTTAAATCAGACCGTGAATATGCTTCAACAATCTCCTCCCTGACTATGCAAGGGAAGAAGATTGAACGTAACGAGGATCTTGTTGGTAGTCTAATAGCGCAG AGCTGGAGAGATATTATGGACTCTATCGATCAGACTGCAAAATTAATCAAACAGCAGGCAGATTCAATTGAAGCTATAGTAGTTGAACACATTATGACATTATATTCTGAAAGAAGACGAGCTAGGAAAGTGTATCAGGAGGAGCAAACGTGGTTGAACAATCAATTTCAGCAG TTGACTGAAGATGTTGCCAGGAAAAAGTTGGAATATCAGAAGAATCTAGAAATGTACAAATTGATGAGATCCCGTTTTGAAGAACATTATGTCAAGT CCGGTAGAGTTGGCAGAAAATTGGATGAAgtaagagaaaaatatcagaaagCCTGTAGGAAACTTCACCTTACCCACAATGAATACGTATTGCTTTTGGGTGCTGTAACAGAGTGTGAACATGACCTAAGAACTTGTTACTTACCCAGTTTGCTTCACCGACAACAAGCGATTCATCAAGAATTTATAACATCATG GAAAACCATACTTCAGGACATAGTGAAATATTCTGATTTTACGACAGATAAATTTCAAGAGATACATCGGCGAATGCAAAAGGCTGTTGATTCTGTAAAGCCTGTAGAAGAGTACAGGGATTTTATAGGGAAGCACAG AACACGACCAGCGTCACCGATAAGATTTATTTTCGATGAGAACCTTGTAGATGATACATCAGGAAAATTGTTGCCAAATAAATTAACAGTAGATAATTTGACTATAGATTGGTTAAGAAATAGGCTAACAGAATTGGAAACTTCTTTGAAAGCAACTCAACAGAGTCGACAAAATCCACCATATCCATCAGAGAACAATAGCGATTCTAA AATATCAATTTTGGATTACTCCCGTGAAAGAGAAGAATTGCGATTACGCTGTCAAGAAAAGAGACTTCAGCGGCAAGTGGATGTTATTAGAGCTGCCTTAAATGAATTAGGTTGCGAAGAATTACCACTTGGATATGATCTTTCAATGGAAAGCTCTTTCGCTGATTCACCTTCTATTAGTAAG AAAAATACAGTTGCAGATATTGGTCTGTTTACATTACGAAGAAATCAGCGGTTCATGACAATATTTAGATCTCCCTTCAAATCCTTACCGATAATAAACGACACAAAAGATGGAACGATTAGATCGAGTAGCGAAGGTCCTACCTCAAAAGCAGATAATACTCTACCAGTT ACATTCCGTGGGATATCGCATTTAACAAGTCAAAAGGGAAATGGAAGTGGTGATCTTATGGAGGAAGAGTGGTTTCATGGTGTGTTACCCAGAGAAGAAGTTGTGAGATTACTCGTAACTGAAGGAGATTTCTTAGTACGCGAAACAACACGAAATGATGAATGCCAAATAGTTTTATCTGTTTGCTGGGATGGACATAAACATTTCATTGTACAAACTACTCCTGAA ggGCATTACAGATTCGAAGGTCCTACGTTTCCATCGATTCAAGAATTAATCAGGCATCAATGGTTATCCGGATTACCAGTGACTAGTCGATCTGGAGCTATTCTCAAAACCCCAATTTTACGTGAACGTTGGGAACTCAATAACGACGATGTAATTCTCCTAGAAAAGATAGGACGG gGTAACTTTGGAGATGTATATAAAGCGCAGTTAAAAACTTGTAAGACTGAAGTGGCTGTAAAAACTTGCAAAGTAACGTTACCGGATGAACAAAAACGTAAATTCTTACAAGAAGGACGAATATTGAAGCAATACGATCATCCCAATATAGTAAAGCTTATAGGAATTTGTGTCCAAAAACAACCTATTATGATTGTTATGGAATTAGTACCTG GTGGTTCTCTGTTAacttatttaagaaaaaatgctaatactattacgcaacaaGAACAACTTCGAATGTGTAAAGATGCAGCTGCAG gATATGAATCTATAGTAAAAATATCAGATTTCGGAATGTcacgagaagaagaagagtatATAGTATCAGATGGTATGAAACAAATCCCAATTAAATGGACTGCGCCAGAGGCATTAAATTTTG gtAAATATACGTCGCTTTGTGATGTGTGGAGTTATGGAATCTTAATGtgggaaatattttctaaaggTGGAAATCCTTATAGTGGGATGTCTAATTCTCAAGCTCGCGAAAAGATAGATGCAG GTTATCGAATGCCAGCACCAGAAAATACACCCGatgaaatatatcgtttaatgTTACGATGTTGGGAATATGAACCGGAGAAGCGTCCTCATTTCGATCAAATATATACCGTTGTTGAGACGCTTTCTCAAgcgtatttataa